The genomic region GTTGATTGGTACATATCCATCCGATGCCTCTGTTCGTTTCCGTTTACAAGACTACGGCTCACCGGTTAGCGATCCTGCACAGCTTACCGTAAACGGAATTCAACAGGGTATACCGCAAAGGGATGACAGAATTCCCCATGCCAAACGCACCTTTAATAAAGACAATATTACCGTAGGTGATGACGATGTACAGCAGGCTTCCGTATCGGGAGGAACAGAAACATACTGGTGTGTAAATTTTTATGCTGTCAGCTATGGATACACGGCAACGTTTAGTACGCTCCACAGTGCATTGGAATATCTAGGATACATTTTAATAGAGAAAAAAAATCCGTAAAATACTCAATAAGTGCTGATATTTTAACGATATATAAAATATGAGATTAAAATATTAAGGAATGATTATGCTCAAGAGATTTCCGCTTAAAGCACGCTTGTCACTCACTTTCGGTTTATTATTCACCGTTTCAATGGTAACTATTAATTTTATTTCTGTTCGCAGCTCCCGCCTTGCGCTCGAGCGGCAAGCAGCTTCCCATTTAATAACGCTTGCAGAAAATCAAGCTACGATATTTGAGCAAACATATATTGAAAAATTTAGGATACAAATGGAAACATTAGCTCGGGGATCGGTAGTTTCAAATCCAAACACTCCCCTGTCCGAAAAAATAGAAATTTTAAAAAGTGAGGCAGAAATAGCTAAGAAAGACGGATGCTTGCGGATGATTGTAACCGACGCCCAAGGGAATGCTTATAGAACTGATGGTACGACAGCAAATGCTAAGAATTTTGAATGGTTCCAAAAGAGCATACAAGGAGAATTTTTCCTCAGTACGCCATACCCTTCGTATAAAGACGGATCGCTTGTTTGCACTATAGCGGCGCCCATTTACGGAAGAGATAAAGCAATCATCGGTACAATTGCAACCGTATACGATGGGCTCAAAATATATGAGACAATACGGAATATAAAAATTGGAGAGAGCGGTGAAGTCTATATCTTGGACAAAGACGGTGTTACTATTGCCGACCATGATGTCGCACTTATTTATTCACAAGAAAACGCATACGTAAAATCTCAATCGGATAAAGAACTTGAAAGTATAGGCCGTTTTGAGCATACAGCGGTTCAATCGACAACTTCCGGCTCCGGATCTTATAAATATAAAGGGGCGATAAAAGATGCCGCTTATGCAAAGATATCTACGACGGGATGGACGCTTATTACGACGGATTACCGGCAAAAATATATGGTTGCTATTAGGCTTATTATCATTATCGATACGATATTGGTGACCTTGGTTGTTTGCATTATTTTTGTCGTGTCGTTGGGACTTTCCCGAGCGCTACAGAAAACGGCTACTGCCCTAAAAGAGATAGCGCAGGGAACGGGAGACTTAACGGTTTCACTACCGGTAAAGGGAAAAGACGAGCTTACCGATATAGCACGATATTTTAATGAAACAATCGGAAAAATTGCCGATGCAATCCGCTCGATAGAAGCGAATACAGCTGACATGGAAGTAACCGGCACCAATCTTGCAGATAATATGCTTGAAACGGCAAGCGCAATACGGCAAATTACGGCAACGACAGAAACGGTAAAAGAGAAAATGATCAACCAAGCAGCAAGCGTTACCGAAACGGCGGCAACCGTTGAAGAGATTATTAGAACAATCAAGCAATTAAATAGCAGTATCGAAACGCAGGTAGGCAGCGTCGCACAATCTTCGTCTTCAATAGAGCAGATGGTTGCAAATATTGCTTCGATCGGTCAAACACTCGGGAAAACCGATCAAATTATCAAAAACTTTGTTTCGGCTACGGGAGACGGGAAAGCAGCCTTAGTAACTTCTAATGCCGTAACACAGAAGATTGCCGAAGAATCCGGTTCGTTAATGGAAGCCTCTAATGTTATTCAACATATCGCCTCGCAGACCAACCTGCTTGCAATGAATGCCGCAATCGAGGCTGCCCATGCGGGAGAAGCCGGAAAAGGGTTTGCTGTTGTCGCCGATGAAATCCGTAAGCTTTCGGAAGATTCTGCAATGCAGGGAAAGACAATTACAGCAACGCTTAAATCCTTAACTGCGGAAATCGAAACACTGTCCACTTCGTCTAAAATTGTCGAAGGGAAATTCAATTTGATTTTTGAATTGGCGGAACAAGTAAAATCGATGAGCAATCTTTTAACAGCAGCAATGAAAGAGCAAGAACACGGTAGTAAAGAGATTTTATCGGCTATTAAAAACATTAACATCGTAACAACCGAAGTACAAGCCGGCTCAGAAGAAATGCTGAAAGGCGGAGAAGGTGCTGCACACGAAATGCATACACTCGACGAATTAACACGCATTATCACCAATAGTATGAACGAAATGGCTTCCGGCGCCGTGCAAATTAACAACGCTGTACAAGAAGTTAATACGATGACGCAGAAGAATCGAGAAAGTATCGCAAGGCTCGCAAACGAAGTGGGAAAATTTAAGGTCAAATAGGGGATATTTTCCTTTTTTCTCGATAAAAAGATAATACGTTTCAGTACGCCTAAGAATGGACATGGATATTCATTTTTGAGCGAGAACGGAGTAACGTTTCCTCTATTCTTTTTTCTGCAATAAGGTACCTAAATGCTGATGACTGGTCTGTACGACATCCAGTATTGCCCCTGTCTCTTTTAGAAACTCGTTGATAGCCTTAAGCGAGTTGAAGCCTTCGTGTATACTGCCATCTTGCTCTTTAATCGAAGATGAGATTTCTGCTAACGAAAAACCTGCTGCATCCAAGGTTTCCGAATTTTTATCGTAATTGGCAAGAATACCGGTAAAAGATTTTTGAAATTCCGAAAAGAGCGAAATAAAAAGAGACATACTTTCACTGATGCTCTTTACCGATGACTGCAATTCTGCCATTTTCGTTTCGATCATCTTGGCGAAGGTACCGGTTTGGGTAGAAAGATTTCGTACTTCATTTGCAATAATTCTAAAACCGTCACCGGCTTTGCCTGCGTGAGCGGCTTCGATTGAAGCATTAATAGCCAAAATACCGGTTTTTACCGAAATGTTTTGGATGTCAGAGACCATCGCTTTAACTTCTCCGGTGTGTTCCTTGAGTGTTTCAAACGAGGCAGCTGTTATTTGTGCCGTGGATGCCGCTTCATCGATTTCATCAAGTCGTTTATGGATTTCTTTTTGCAGCGTTTTTCTGCTGCCGAGCGCCGTATCCAGCAGATTATCAACACGAACAGCATTCGCAGCAGAAGAACTACTCTCTTTTTGAATTTCTTCAAAGACCGAAAGGATAGTTTCAAACCGTTCTTCCAGCTGCTCCATCGAGCTTTTGATAATTTGAAACGAATGCTGCGTTACAAAGTCTAAGACAACACCTTTGTTGTATTTAACGACAATTTTATCTACTAAATCGGTAAAATTTTGAAGCGCTTCTTGTTCTTCTACCATATAGTCATTTCCTAAAATAACCGGTCAAGATAATCTATGCCGCATTGCAAATGAGAAAGCCAATCTAAGAAGAGCTCTACCTTATCATCGGTGTAAACAGCTCCGTGCTGAGGCGCAATAACAGACGGGTTCAATAGTCGCACTGCTTCAACCCAGCGCTTGACAATCTTATTGGCTGCCATATATCTAACGTGGAAGGGTTCGATCAATGGGATATGCTTTTGGAAATCGTCGATAAAGAGCGTTTCGTCTTCTTCTTTTTCAAATACGGCGGCGCCAATATCACCGCTAAACAAGATACGAGAACGTTCGTCAAAGAGCGAAAACTGTCCCGGCGAATGCATAAAATGGGAAGGTACACATCGCAGCTTATTGCCGGAAGTCAAAGAAATGCTCATACCCTTGTCAGGAATGCCGGTCATACGCGAAACGTCAACAATGCCGAAGTGAGGCATGAAACGGAGCCAAAGAGAAGAAATATAAATCTGTGCCTGTGTAATACCAAGCCACAGGGCAATGCCGGAAGATACATCGGGATCTTGATGAGAGAAAAAGATGATGTCGATTTTATCTACTGATATAAACCTACTGACGGCGGTTACTACCTGCGAGAAAAGATGCACCCCACCCGGATCCAGTAGGATTCCGCGACCGTTATCGATGATCAAGTACTGCATGGTCTGTACGGCGCCCTTCCGGTATTTTGTTTCGCCGCCCAGCCAGATAAACTTATGATTCTCATCTTCGTAAAGAATCTTGCCTTGCACACGTACATTTGCATCAGATGTCATTATTTTCCTACTACCTCGTATCTAAAGACTGTATTCAACATATACTTGCAGTATATCGATAAATCAAATGAGAGGCAAGTCAAGTGGAGAATGATCCCTAATATTAGCAGTTTATCAGTAGATGAATGATCCCGTATGGTATACGACGTTTACTTTTTTTTGAAAATGATATTGACGATTACGGATAATTCAGTAAATTCTATAAGAAGGCATAATAAAATTAACATAAACAAAAAAATACGCCGGAAGGTTACAAATATGAAATATGGAGAGAGGTATGCGTATACGGTAATAGCGGTTATTGCAGTTGTTACCGTATTTTTCGGCTTTATGATTCCGAAAATCAACATGGATAATGAGTTACGTCATTTCTTCCCGGAAGAGCATCCGTCGAATATCAGGTTCAAACAGTTAACAAAGGACTTTGGCGATCAATATGCGATGGATATCGTGCTGGAAACTAATGAAGATACTATTCTTCGCCCTGATTATATCGCTGCAATTAAAAATATCTCCGAAGAGCTTGCGTTACTCGATAATGTCGTAAAGGTACGGTCTTTAACCGATATCGAGTTTATTACCGCTATGGACGGCGCCCTTGTTGTAGAACCATTACTCCCCGAACGGTTTTCGGGAACTGCGGCGGAAATTCAAGCGATAAAGCAGAAAATTTTTGAATGGCCGCACGCCTACCTCGGTACGATTATTTCGGATAGTTTTAAAGGCGTGCAGATTGTCGTAACTATCGCCTCAACGAGTACGCCTACCGAAGTCAGTACGCTCTATAATAATACGGTAGAGATAGTCAAGCGGAATTTGCAAACGGTAAACGGGGTATCGTATAAAATTGCCGGTGATCCGGTACTTGCCGAACATGCAAAGCTTTTTATGTATGCGGATTTACGCAATCTTATCCCGCTGATCACTGCAGTGGTATTACTCTGTCTGTTTTTATCTTTTAAGAATATTGAAGGAACTATTCTGCCGCTGCTTGCGGTGCTTATCAGTACGGTATGGACGATCGGCACGATGGCTCTTATCGGAGAACCGTTGACTATCGTTTCGAGCTGCTTGCCGGTACTGCTGATCGCCGTCGGCTCCGCTTACGGTATTCACATTGTCAATCATTATTATCAGCATCTTGAAACGGAGCCGCCGATCCCCTCACAGGAACGCCATCGCGCCATCGTCGCTGAATCGCTGAAAGGAGTTCGTGCGCCGGTACTGCTTGCAGGTATTACGACAATCGCAGGGTTTATATCCACCATCACCAGCCCGATAAAACCGCTAAAATCCTTTGCAACGTTCAGCGCTTACGGTATTGTAATCGAATTGGTTATAGCATTTCTACTTATCCCTGCATTGTTGATCCTGAAACCCATGAGTCTTGTGCAAAAACAGCAAAAAAAGATGCAGATGCATTCGACAAAGCAAAATGCGCGGCTTGCCGCATTGGGGATAAAGATAGACGAAAAAGGGATGATGCATAGGATTTATCTCTTTTTTAACCGACATCGGGCGGGGTTTATCATCATGCTGCTTGTCATTATCAATCTTTCGATCTGGGGCATCTATCAGTTAAATATTGAGTCGGCTTTTTTGGAGTATTTCCTTAAAAACTCCGAAATACGGGAAGGTGTTTCTTACATCGACAGTCATTATGTCGGCTCTACGGGGTTTAGTCTGGTGATCGACGGTAAAAAGAAAGGTGCGCTTTGCGATCCGGAAATTTTAAAACAAATGGACGGGCTTTCAGGTTTCCTCACGGATAACTACGCCGATATCGGCACGATATTATCGTTTTCCGATTTTATTAAGCGGCTTAATCAGGTGATGCATAAAGATATGCAAACCGAATATTCCGCGACCGCCGAATCCGCCGACAAAGGTTCGCAATCCGGCGAGAGCTTCTTTTCGGATGCCGGAAGTTTCTTTGCCGATTCCGATACCGAACAAGGCAGCAGAATACCGGCTGAGTCTTCACCGGATAGTCTTGCGGTTCAGACTGTATCACGCGCGGCCGACACTTCACCTTCTTTTGCTGCACGGTATCGCGGAAAGGCATTGACAGCCGATGACGTGATGGAGCTTTTTATCGCCGCGTATGCGCAATCGGGAGGAAAGGACGTTACACTCCCCGAATTTATAGCCGCACTGCAAAAGGAACTGAACTACAACGGAGCTGCTTACGATGAAATTCCCTACGACGTTTCAAAATATCCGGTTGCTAATCGTGAGGAATTAAAAAACTTAATTTCGCAATATCTTCTATTGTATTCAGGTTCGCTTGATGATTTGGTGGATGAGCAGCTGGAGCCGTCAAAGACCCGTATGCAGATAATGATGCGCGTTCACGACACCGGTAAGATAAAAGCGGTTATCGATGCTGCGACGCAGTATGCGCAGCAGCATTTTCCCGAAGGCTACACGTTGGAAGCCTCCGGCCTTGGGGAGCTTGAAACTGCAATGACCTCGATGATTATCGGTAGTCAGATATCCAGTTTGCTGCTTGCCATTGTGATTGTGTTTTGCATTTTGTCCCTGTATTACCGTTCTCCGTTTGCAGGGCTTATCGGTGCGGTTCCACTCGGCGTTTCCATTCTGATGAACTTTGGCATTATGGGACTTACCGGTATTAACCTCGATATGGTAACCAGTCTGGTGGCAGCGATTGCCATCGGGATCGGCATCGACTATACCGTTCACTTTATGAATAACTATCATAAGGAGCGGCTAAGAACGGACGATTTAACCGCCGTAAC from Treponema vincentii harbors:
- a CDS encoding methyl-accepting chemotaxis protein yields the protein MVEEQEALQNFTDLVDKIVVKYNKGVVLDFVTQHSFQIIKSSMEQLEERFETILSVFEEIQKESSSSAANAVRVDNLLDTALGSRKTLQKEIHKRLDEIDEAASTAQITAASFETLKEHTGEVKAMVSDIQNISVKTGILAINASIEAAHAGKAGDGFRIIANEVRNLSTQTGTFAKMIETKMAELQSSVKSISESMSLFISLFSEFQKSFTGILANYDKNSETLDAAGFSLAEISSSIKEQDGSIHEGFNSLKAINEFLKETGAILDVVQTSHQHLGTLLQKKE
- a CDS encoding methyl-accepting chemotaxis protein, with protein sequence MLKRFPLKARLSLTFGLLFTVSMVTINFISVRSSRLALERQAASHLITLAENQATIFEQTYIEKFRIQMETLARGSVVSNPNTPLSEKIEILKSEAEIAKKDGCLRMIVTDAQGNAYRTDGTTANAKNFEWFQKSIQGEFFLSTPYPSYKDGSLVCTIAAPIYGRDKAIIGTIATVYDGLKIYETIRNIKIGESGEVYILDKDGVTIADHDVALIYSQENAYVKSQSDKELESIGRFEHTAVQSTTSGSGSYKYKGAIKDAAYAKISTTGWTLITTDYRQKYMVAIRLIIIIDTILVTLVVCIIFVVSLGLSRALQKTATALKEIAQGTGDLTVSLPVKGKDELTDIARYFNETIGKIADAIRSIEANTADMEVTGTNLADNMLETASAIRQITATTETVKEKMINQAASVTETAATVEEIIRTIKQLNSSIETQVGSVAQSSSSIEQMVANIASIGQTLGKTDQIIKNFVSATGDGKAALVTSNAVTQKIAEESGSLMEASNVIQHIASQTNLLAMNAAIEAAHAGEAGKGFAVVADEIRKLSEDSAMQGKTITATLKSLTAEIETLSTSSKIVEGKFNLIFELAEQVKSMSNLLTAAMKEQEHGSKEILSAIKNINIVTTEVQAGSEEMLKGGEGAAHEMHTLDELTRIITNSMNEMASGAVQINNAVQEVNTMTQKNRESIARLANEVGKFKVK
- a CDS encoding MBL fold metallo-hydrolase — translated: MTSDANVRVQGKILYEDENHKFIWLGGETKYRKGAVQTMQYLIIDNGRGILLDPGGVHLFSQVVTAVSRFISVDKIDIIFFSHQDPDVSSGIALWLGITQAQIYISSLWLRFMPHFGIVDVSRMTGIPDKGMSISLTSGNKLRCVPSHFMHSPGQFSLFDERSRILFSGDIGAAVFEKEEDETLFIDDFQKHIPLIEPFHVRYMAANKIVKRWVEAVRLLNPSVIAPQHGAVYTDDKVELFLDWLSHLQCGIDYLDRLF
- a CDS encoding efflux RND transporter permease subunit; the encoded protein is MKYGERYAYTVIAVIAVVTVFFGFMIPKINMDNELRHFFPEEHPSNIRFKQLTKDFGDQYAMDIVLETNEDTILRPDYIAAIKNISEELALLDNVVKVRSLTDIEFITAMDGALVVEPLLPERFSGTAAEIQAIKQKIFEWPHAYLGTIISDSFKGVQIVVTIASTSTPTEVSTLYNNTVEIVKRNLQTVNGVSYKIAGDPVLAEHAKLFMYADLRNLIPLITAVVLLCLFLSFKNIEGTILPLLAVLISTVWTIGTMALIGEPLTIVSSCLPVLLIAVGSAYGIHIVNHYYQHLETEPPIPSQERHRAIVAESLKGVRAPVLLAGITTIAGFISTITSPIKPLKSFATFSAYGIVIELVIAFLLIPALLILKPMSLVQKQQKKMQMHSTKQNARLAALGIKIDEKGMMHRIYLFFNRHRAGFIIMLLVIINLSIWGIYQLNIESAFLEYFLKNSEIREGVSYIDSHYVGSTGFSLVIDGKKKGALCDPEILKQMDGLSGFLTDNYADIGTILSFSDFIKRLNQVMHKDMQTEYSATAESADKGSQSGESFFSDAGSFFADSDTEQGSRIPAESSPDSLAVQTVSRAADTSPSFAARYRGKALTADDVMELFIAAYAQSGGKDVTLPEFIAALQKELNYNGAAYDEIPYDVSKYPVANREELKNLISQYLLLYSGSLDDLVDEQLEPSKTRMQIMMRVHDTGKIKAVIDAATQYAQQHFPEGYTLEASGLGELETAMTSMIIGSQISSLLLAIVIVFCILSLYYRSPFAGLIGAVPLGVSILMNFGIMGLTGINLDMVTSLVAAIAIGIGIDYTVHFMNNYHKERLRTDDLTAVTVNTLQLSGKAIMVNAASVGFGFVVLCFSRFVVLRFVGFLVAVVMLTGSVAAMTILPMLLNIFKPRFMAK